A stretch of the Taeniopygia guttata chromosome 3, bTaeGut7.mat, whole genome shotgun sequence genome encodes the following:
- the LOC140683551 gene encoding serine/threonine-protein kinase PAK 3-like, with protein sequence MTVKINKNPNVVNYLGSYLVDNQFWLVMEFMDGGTLSDVISKTYLSEDAIAAISRECLQGLDFLHWNHVIYRDVKSENILLRTDGSVKLADFGLFAQLTPEQRRRSSVAGTSGWMAPEVLTGQPYGPKVDIWSFGIVGIEMVEREVPHRNETPVSAELPIARGERPQLRKPNRFSPHLCDFLSCCLQTDEEQRWSAKRLLQHPFVTAAKPASTLAPLINSAKKKKTKKTRI encoded by the exons ATGACTGTGAAGATAAATAAGAATCCCAACGTGGTCAACTATTTAGGCAG ctaCCTTGTGGATAATCAATTCTGGCTGGTTATGGAGTTCATGGATGGAGGCACTCTGAGCGATGTCATCAGCAAGACCTACCTGTCTGAAGACGCGATAGCAGCCATCAGTCGGGAG tgcctgcaaggacTGGATTTTCTTCACTGGAACCACGTGATCTACCGAGATGTGAAGAGTGAAAACATCCTTCTCAGAACTGACGGCTCTGTCAAGCTGG CTGACTTTGGCCTCTTTGCTCAGCTCACCCCTGAGCAGCGTAGACGGAGCTCAGTGGCCGGCACTTCTGGCTGGATGGCGCCTGAAGTGCTGACAGGTCAACCATatggccccaaagtggacatatGGTCTTTTGGAATTGTGGGCATCGAAATGGTGGAACGAGAAGTTCCTCACAGGAATGAAACTCCTGTTTCG GCTGAACTCCCGATAGCCAGAGGAGAGAGACCACAGCTGCGGAAGCCCAACCGATTCTCGCCTCACCTGTGTGActttctgagctgctgcctgcagacagaCGAAGAGCAGCGCTGGTCTGCCAAGAGGCTCCTGCAG CATCCATTTGTAACAGCAGCCAAGCCAGCGTCCACCCTGGCACCACTCATCAACTCAGCGAAGAAGAAGAAGACGAAGAAGACAAGAATCTAA